In one window of Mesorhizobium sp. B2-1-1 DNA:
- the tssL gene encoding type VI secretion system protein TssL, long form, giving the protein MSSKDDPFGPAGKTVIRANPRSKQKSTLIPELPVADRGQSSPIKDSTVFDPGGGRSPGWASGTVIYQGGPGDVGAPTGSAGTAPRTGIEQESLFNAGSGIKYAAANPILAAAAPLLMLLGQFRLLPVERQAAPLAQHVTEAIEKFDRIVEKSGVAEEDARIAKFALCETADDLIGNLPWPRTDAWAPHGMLRQFFHLEPTGTGFYEALNKILASPEKHYDLLELMHACLSLGFEGQYRGVTRQDNNLERVRRDVYETLRYFRPRSGGDISPHWQGLAATMAQSSARLPLWVVAAAATALLTAAFFALRVFITNEGEAVAGELLALDPSTPVVIERASVAPLAEPAKVTPPAATAQIDRIRAALAKDLEGGGLTIGTKGDFIVVEINNLLLFQSGRAEARPEFQPIATDIAAALEHEPGPIRIVGHTDNVKPRKSSAFKSNFDLSVARAKAVEVLMAVKFSDPSRLTVEGKGEDEPIADNATLDGRAKNRRVDVMIPREETL; this is encoded by the coding sequence ATGAGTTCGAAGGACGACCCCTTCGGCCCGGCGGGCAAGACGGTCATTCGCGCAAATCCGCGGAGCAAGCAAAAATCGACGCTAATTCCCGAGCTGCCCGTCGCGGACAGAGGCCAGTCCTCTCCAATCAAGGATTCGACGGTGTTCGATCCAGGCGGCGGGCGGTCGCCAGGCTGGGCATCCGGAACCGTGATTTATCAAGGTGGCCCCGGCGATGTTGGTGCGCCGACAGGCTCTGCTGGGACTGCGCCGAGGACAGGCATCGAGCAGGAAAGCCTATTCAACGCCGGGAGCGGCATCAAATACGCCGCGGCAAACCCCATTCTCGCCGCGGCGGCACCTTTGCTGATGCTGCTCGGACAGTTCAGGCTCTTGCCCGTTGAAAGACAGGCGGCGCCATTGGCGCAACATGTCACGGAGGCGATTGAGAAATTCGACCGGATAGTTGAGAAGTCAGGCGTTGCCGAAGAGGATGCCCGGATTGCGAAATTCGCCCTCTGCGAAACCGCCGACGATCTCATCGGTAACCTGCCGTGGCCCAGGACTGACGCCTGGGCGCCACACGGGATGCTGCGGCAATTCTTTCACCTCGAGCCCACCGGCACCGGCTTCTACGAAGCGCTGAACAAGATCCTGGCCAGTCCCGAAAAACACTACGATCTGCTCGAACTGATGCATGCCTGCCTGTCGCTGGGTTTCGAAGGCCAGTATCGAGGCGTGACGCGACAAGACAACAATCTCGAACGCGTTCGTCGCGACGTCTACGAGACGCTTCGCTATTTCAGGCCGCGTTCCGGTGGAGACATCTCGCCGCATTGGCAGGGCCTAGCGGCGACGATGGCGCAGTCCTCCGCCCGCCTGCCGCTTTGGGTCGTCGCGGCAGCGGCGACCGCGTTGCTGACAGCGGCGTTCTTCGCATTGCGGGTCTTCATCACCAATGAAGGCGAGGCGGTCGCGGGTGAATTGCTGGCGCTCGACCCATCAACACCAGTCGTCATAGAACGCGCCAGCGTGGCGCCGTTGGCTGAGCCGGCGAAAGTCACCCCACCAGCGGCCACCGCGCAGATTGATCGTATTCGTGCGGCATTGGCCAAGGATCTCGAAGGCGGCGGGCTGACCATCGGCACCAAGGGCGACTTCATCGTCGTGGAGATCAACAATCTCCTGCTGTTCCAGTCCGGCAGGGCCGAGGCGAGGCCGGAATTCCAGCCCATTGCCACCGACATCGCCGCGGCTCTGGAACACGAGCCTGGACCAATCCGGATCGTCGGCCACACGGACAATGTGAAACCACGAAAGTCGAGCGCGTTCAAATCCAATTTCGACCTTTCCGTCGCCCGGGCGAAGGCAGTCGAAGTGTTGATGGCAGTGAAATTCAGCGATCCCTCGCGACTGACGGTCGAGGGTAAAGGCGAGGACGAGCCAATCGCCGACAATGCGACACTGGATGGCCGCGCCAAGAACCGCCGTGTCGATGTGATGATCCCCCGGGAGGAAACACTGTGA
- the tssM gene encoding type VI secretion system membrane subunit TssM has translation MTRWLLRIFSVIALAGFVAAVWFAGPLIRFADIRPLGPGWLRATIIGVILALLALFYALRFWKARKAQKALEAVVAHNADRDDDSRVLEARMNEAVAALKRSSGKRNFLYEIPWYVVIGPPGAGKTTALVNSGLNFPLAGSGDAQPVAGVGGTRACDWWFTDQAVLIDTAGRYTTQDSNPEIDKKSWLAFLSLLKRYRTRQPINGVILAISLADVMSFDDQQLDAHIVEIRSRLREIHETLKIQFPVYLLFTKADLVSGFTDYFGGFDEARRRKVWGTTFQTAERDRNMAAAAPAELDGLAERLADEMADRLQEEADPVTRISIFGFPAQFGALRGRITSFVAGLFDPSRSQVNASLRGLYFSSGTQEGTPIDQVLGAIGRNFGGNSRPHLSGTGKSFFLHDLLTDVIFAESGWVSYDKSAARRAAVARFGGLGTIALIAAAALGTLALSFAANRSLIASATVAMGQYRATAETLLKAATVTDVDLENVIGPLDQLRDLPAGFEAAELATPIGETFGLSQRERLLSASRTAYRKGLERMLRSRLLIQAERTIQAKMGDPAALYEPLKIYLMLGGKAPKVDDALIVSWMKQDWEQNRYPGENNREGRAHLEKHLRAMLALDDAYDPVFELNQPLVEAAQRSLERMSLADRATALIKSAIYAAALDDFSVSQQGGPEAQLLFERIDGSELADLRVPGLYTSSGFNRFYLAQLSRIAQMLVDEQWVLGGGGEQGDIDQQLLRLGPELLDRYGKAFAVAWNSVLDQLKFKAMLTDKPHYTALSAAASPNSPIERLFSAIANETALTRDPGDGPGAETESAAQNQQRSAAELAKGLARIGIHIANGKSQIRAGAQPADVQNLNLGANIEARFKSFQVLVNGPTGHRPIDALTQNFSDIYQSLRLATEVPSQVERLNGNLQLQIATLRANVSRLPKQLGRMVNTTADEFEGNVAETSVTNLNQILDQTVTAPCEAAINGRYPFDGSSTEDVAMADFAKLFAPGGLMDRFFAQNLASLIDMTGQDWRWKQDTRFGRNLSKSTLKDFQLAAEIRIAFFPSGASVPSVSVTFTPFSLHGDADMAVLDVDGQTVQSNQTGNGPSTVTWPTGTASPSASLSLTPEMPGRQSAITFEGPWALTRLLSKAAITGNEGSMQARFVIGGRDVTYTIQTGSGTNPFLLPALSGFSCPKAF, from the coding sequence ATGACGCGTTGGCTGTTGCGGATATTCAGCGTGATCGCGCTGGCCGGCTTCGTCGCGGCAGTGTGGTTTGCCGGGCCATTGATCCGCTTCGCCGACATCCGGCCGCTCGGACCTGGGTGGCTGCGCGCGACGATCATTGGTGTGATCCTCGCGCTGCTGGCGCTTTTTTACGCGCTGCGTTTCTGGAAAGCGAGGAAGGCGCAAAAAGCGCTCGAAGCCGTCGTTGCGCACAATGCCGACCGCGATGACGATTCTCGGGTGCTCGAAGCGCGGATGAATGAGGCCGTGGCGGCGCTCAAACGGTCGAGCGGCAAGCGCAACTTTCTCTATGAGATCCCCTGGTACGTTGTCATCGGCCCGCCGGGTGCCGGCAAGACGACGGCTCTGGTCAATTCAGGCCTGAATTTTCCGCTTGCCGGTTCGGGGGACGCCCAACCGGTGGCCGGTGTTGGCGGAACACGTGCCTGCGACTGGTGGTTTACCGATCAGGCCGTGCTGATCGACACCGCAGGTCGTTATACGACGCAGGACTCCAATCCCGAGATTGACAAGAAGAGCTGGCTCGCATTCCTGTCACTGCTCAAGAGGTACCGCACCAGACAACCGATAAACGGCGTCATCCTGGCCATCAGCCTTGCCGATGTGATGAGCTTCGATGATCAGCAGCTTGATGCCCACATCGTCGAGATACGCAGCCGCCTGAGAGAAATTCACGAGACGCTGAAGATCCAGTTTCCCGTCTATCTGCTTTTCACCAAGGCCGATCTGGTTTCAGGGTTCACGGATTATTTCGGCGGTTTCGACGAGGCGCGCAGACGCAAGGTATGGGGCACGACATTCCAGACGGCGGAGCGCGATAGGAACATGGCCGCCGCGGCTCCTGCCGAACTCGATGGGCTGGCGGAACGACTCGCGGACGAGATGGCCGACCGCCTCCAGGAAGAGGCTGATCCGGTCACGCGCATCTCCATCTTCGGCTTTCCGGCTCAGTTCGGCGCGCTGAGGGGGCGCATAACCAGTTTTGTCGCCGGTCTATTCGACCCGTCCCGCAGCCAGGTGAACGCCAGCCTGCGTGGACTCTATTTTTCGTCAGGCACGCAAGAGGGAACGCCCATCGATCAGGTGCTGGGCGCAATCGGCCGCAATTTCGGGGGCAATTCCCGCCCGCATCTTTCCGGAACCGGCAAAAGCTTCTTTTTGCATGATCTGCTGACGGACGTCATTTTTGCCGAATCGGGATGGGTTTCGTATGACAAATCAGCTGCGAGGCGGGCGGCGGTGGCCAGATTTGGCGGCCTCGGTACGATAGCGCTGATCGCTGCTGCCGCACTCGGTACGCTCGCTCTGAGCTTCGCGGCCAACCGCTCGCTGATCGCGTCCGCAACGGTTGCTATGGGCCAGTATCGCGCGACGGCGGAAACGCTGCTCAAGGCGGCCACGGTTACCGATGTGGACCTTGAAAACGTCATCGGCCCGCTCGACCAGTTGCGCGACCTGCCGGCCGGGTTCGAAGCCGCTGAGCTAGCGACACCGATCGGGGAGACGTTCGGCCTCAGTCAGCGGGAAAGACTTCTTTCCGCGTCCCGGACCGCTTATCGGAAAGGCCTGGAACGCATGTTGCGCTCGCGCCTGCTGATCCAGGCCGAGCGAACGATCCAAGCCAAGATGGGCGATCCCGCCGCACTCTACGAGCCGTTGAAAATCTACCTCATGCTTGGTGGCAAGGCGCCGAAGGTCGATGACGCGCTGATCGTTTCCTGGATGAAGCAAGATTGGGAACAGAACCGATACCCGGGCGAAAACAACCGCGAGGGACGAGCGCACCTCGAAAAGCACCTGCGCGCCATGCTCGCCTTGGACGACGCCTACGACCCCGTTTTCGAACTGAACCAGCCACTTGTTGAAGCCGCACAACGCTCTCTCGAACGCATGAGCCTTGCCGATCGAGCGACCGCTTTGATCAAGTCGGCGATCTACGCGGCGGCGCTGGATGACTTCTCCGTTTCCCAGCAAGGTGGTCCCGAAGCCCAACTGCTGTTCGAACGTATCGATGGCAGCGAGCTGGCGGACCTTCGTGTTCCCGGTCTCTACACCAGTTCCGGCTTCAACAGGTTCTACCTTGCCCAACTCTCGCGCATTGCGCAGATGCTCGTCGACGAGCAGTGGGTTCTCGGTGGTGGCGGAGAGCAAGGCGACATCGATCAGCAATTGCTCAGGCTCGGCCCCGAACTTCTCGATCGCTACGGCAAGGCGTTCGCCGTCGCGTGGAACAGCGTTCTCGACCAGTTGAAATTCAAGGCGATGCTGACAGACAAGCCGCACTACACCGCGCTTTCAGCCGCTGCCTCCCCCAATTCGCCGATAGAGCGGCTGTTTTCGGCGATCGCCAACGAGACGGCGCTGACACGGGACCCAGGTGACGGTCCTGGCGCCGAGACAGAATCCGCGGCTCAAAACCAGCAACGCAGCGCCGCAGAATTAGCCAAGGGCTTAGCCCGTATCGGCATACACATAGCCAACGGCAAATCGCAAATCCGCGCCGGCGCACAGCCCGCTGACGTACAGAACTTGAATCTGGGCGCGAACATTGAAGCGCGATTCAAATCATTCCAGGTCCTGGTGAACGGGCCCACCGGACATCGCCCGATCGACGCACTAACCCAGAACTTCAGCGACATCTATCAAAGCCTGCGACTGGCCACCGAAGTTCCTTCGCAGGTGGAGCGGCTCAACGGTAATCTGCAGCTACAGATTGCCACCCTTCGCGCCAATGTCTCGCGTCTGCCCAAGCAACTCGGCCGGATGGTCAACACGACGGCAGATGAGTTCGAAGGTAACGTCGCCGAAACCTCGGTGACAAACTTGAACCAGATACTCGACCAGACGGTCACAGCCCCCTGCGAGGCAGCGATCAACGGCCGTTACCCCTTCGACGGGAGCAGCACCGAGGATGTCGCCATGGCCGATTTCGCGAAGCTGTTCGCCCCAGGCGGACTGATGGACCGGTTCTTTGCACAAAATCTGGCCTCGCTGATCGACATGACCGGCCAGGACTGGCGTTGGAAACAGGATACGCGCTTTGGACGCAACTTGTCGAAATCGACCTTGAAGGACTTCCAGTTGGCTGCGGAAATCCGCATTGCCTTTTTTCCATCGGGCGCTTCAGTACCCTCCGTCAGCGTCACCTTTACACCCTTCTCGCTGCATGGCGATGCCGACATGGCCGTACTTGATGTCGATGGCCAGACCGTTCAGAGCAACCAGACCGGAAATGGGCCGAGCACGGTGACTTGGCCGACCGGTACGGCTAGCCCATCCGCGAGCCTCAGCCTGACACCAGAAATGCCAGGGCGCCAGTCCGCCATCACGTTCGAAGGGCCGTGGGCCTTGACGCGGCTTCTGAGCAAGGCGGCTATCACGGGCAACGAGGGCAGCATGCAGGCCCGCTTCGTGATCGGCGGGCGCGACGTCACCTACACGATCCAGACAGGGTCCGGCACCAACCCCTTCCTGCTCCCTGCCCTTTCCGGGTTCAGCTGTCCCAAGGCGTTCTGA
- a CDS encoding PP2C family protein-serine/threonine phosphatase: MNNVALPIESFGVSHRGCVRELNEDNYLVEPQAGLWLVADGMGGHDAGEVASASIVNHLATIGIASSAPDLRARFEDRLSRANAEIRRISQSRGITIGSTFAALLAIDGRFACLWAGDSRVYLIREASISQISKDHTEVQELIDKGMLTEAEALTWPRRNVITQAVGVSDEIVIDFQQGEILPGDIFVLSTDGLTAHVTDAEIKAATVSATPQSACENLLETVLARGGTDNVTIVLVRVAGGYDSQSPHPAAYKARGRG; this comes from the coding sequence TTGAACAATGTCGCCCTTCCCATTGAAAGCTTCGGCGTGAGCCACAGAGGCTGTGTGCGGGAGCTCAATGAAGACAACTACCTGGTCGAGCCCCAGGCTGGCCTGTGGTTGGTCGCCGACGGGATGGGTGGTCACGACGCCGGAGAAGTCGCTTCAGCCAGTATCGTCAATCATCTGGCAACGATCGGGATTGCCAGCTCCGCACCGGATCTTCGGGCGCGCTTCGAAGACAGGCTGAGCAGGGCTAATGCCGAGATCCGCCGCATCTCCCAGTCTCGCGGGATAACAATCGGCTCAACTTTTGCCGCCCTGCTTGCCATAGACGGGCGGTTCGCCTGCCTCTGGGCTGGTGACAGCCGCGTGTATCTGATCCGCGAGGCCTCGATCTCGCAAATATCGAAGGACCATACCGAGGTTCAGGAACTCATCGATAAAGGCATGCTCACCGAAGCCGAAGCGCTCACCTGGCCGCGCCGCAATGTCATTACGCAGGCAGTCGGCGTCAGCGACGAGATTGTCATCGATTTCCAGCAAGGTGAAATCCTGCCGGGGGACATCTTTGTGCTGAGCACCGATGGCCTGACGGCGCATGTCACCGATGCTGAGATCAAGGCTGCGACAGTGTCCGCGACACCTCAGTCGGCGTGTGAAAACCTGCTGGAAACGGTTCTGGCGCGTGGCGGAACAGACAATGTGACCATCGTGCTTGTCAGGGTCGCGGGCGGATACGACAGCCAGTCGCCCCATCCAGCTGCGTACAAAGCGCGGGGGCGGGGCTGA
- a CDS encoding serine/threonine-protein kinase, producing MSADDKTRISPGAANTAVGTQLSGIYELDERIAFGGMGEVYRGHNIQTGDHVAIKIVLPEFARDQTILSLFRKEATILNHLSHDAVVRYHVFTIDPGIGRPYLAMEFVDGASLFDIMRRGAMPTGEVRKLCHRLASGLSAVHQAGAIHRDLSPDNIILPGDRVDRAKIIDFGIARSATVGGETLIGGRFAGKYNYVSPEQLGLYSGDVREQSDIYSLGLVLVAALRGKPIDMSGSQFEVIEKRRTVPNLSDIDDDFRGIVEAMLQPDPRDRPVSMAEIARMTRDENEETIPPTSLTPRVRPGLPPIGQAAAPASKNEVERHDEAAATGSGGPRFVQHVRPAHLSGPPRPGPVGAARTATAEAPGKSTRTRTIALCALAALAVASGGGLYLGGVMTPATPPVGKTSLSAAEPAKPAPQTSQPAATQNAANAPEPPHVVPPAQPKTQAGTPPAEGKPDAVAAQRLPSAKPVDIPLRTEAPPKPIPTNAPPPGRASPAIQPDMTASDRQKPTSPDTTAPTPPEAETIPTPLPAETEVVEIKKPEPQASPPAAPIPELKSNAGPAVDANGNSQISALPTGKQPNQRVVALNVPKPAIPPAVDDIAQRVAWVRAFGGGDCFYAAVTSATDKAAAIEGFGTAVQPFERMLGDFQAKFHVEPDISVRLIEPSQCEVTNFLRFLGQTAADQPQLVLDRTSVPNGTPISGTLVTRRGLISSVLLIDHKGMVFNLDDRIVTGSDKATFRIPIGLGTADKAAGKSVPQIILVITGPRDIQSAAFSDPTPASALLPKIIEEVETDGSRFSATAKYFRLGG from the coding sequence ATGAGCGCCGACGACAAGACGCGGATATCGCCAGGCGCGGCCAACACTGCCGTGGGCACGCAACTGAGCGGTATCTACGAACTTGACGAGCGGATCGCATTCGGGGGCATGGGCGAAGTCTACCGGGGCCACAACATCCAGACCGGCGACCACGTCGCGATCAAGATCGTTTTGCCGGAATTCGCGCGCGACCAAACGATCTTGTCCCTGTTTCGCAAAGAGGCAACTATCCTGAACCACCTGTCGCATGACGCGGTCGTGCGTTATCACGTCTTCACGATCGATCCGGGGATCGGTCGTCCCTACCTCGCCATGGAATTCGTCGATGGAGCGTCGTTGTTCGACATCATGCGACGTGGGGCGATGCCGACGGGAGAGGTACGAAAGCTGTGCCATCGCCTCGCCTCCGGTCTAAGCGCCGTGCACCAGGCCGGAGCAATACACCGCGACCTCTCGCCGGATAACATTATTCTGCCGGGGGACCGGGTTGACCGTGCGAAGATCATCGATTTCGGCATCGCACGCTCGGCGACGGTGGGCGGAGAGACCCTGATAGGCGGAAGGTTCGCGGGAAAGTACAACTATGTTTCGCCCGAACAACTCGGGCTCTACAGCGGCGACGTCAGAGAGCAGTCCGACATCTACAGCCTTGGGCTGGTATTGGTCGCCGCCTTGCGCGGCAAGCCGATCGATATGAGCGGCTCGCAGTTCGAAGTCATCGAAAAGCGCCGAACCGTGCCTAATCTCTCCGATATCGATGACGATTTTCGCGGCATTGTCGAAGCCATGCTTCAACCGGATCCGCGAGACCGGCCCGTCAGCATGGCCGAAATCGCCAGGATGACGCGTGATGAAAACGAGGAGACAATCCCGCCGACTTCCCTCACACCCCGCGTTAGGCCGGGTTTGCCGCCGATAGGGCAAGCCGCGGCTCCAGCCAGCAAGAATGAGGTCGAGCGGCACGACGAGGCAGCCGCGACGGGTTCAGGTGGGCCGCGCTTCGTCCAGCATGTGCGGCCCGCGCATTTGTCTGGACCGCCGCGTCCGGGCCCCGTCGGCGCTGCACGTACCGCCACAGCCGAGGCGCCTGGCAAATCCACAAGGACCCGAACGATCGCGCTCTGTGCCTTGGCGGCGCTAGCCGTGGCCTCTGGAGGCGGCCTTTATCTGGGCGGCGTCATGACGCCTGCGACGCCGCCTGTCGGCAAGACGTCGCTTTCCGCGGCAGAGCCAGCAAAGCCCGCGCCCCAAACGTCACAGCCCGCCGCTACGCAGAATGCGGCGAACGCGCCCGAGCCGCCACATGTTGTTCCGCCGGCGCAGCCGAAAACGCAGGCCGGCACACCGCCGGCCGAGGGCAAGCCAGATGCTGTGGCAGCTCAAAGACTGCCGTCGGCCAAGCCTGTCGACATACCTCTACGAACCGAGGCGCCGCCGAAGCCAATCCCGACGAACGCGCCGCCGCCAGGAAGAGCATCGCCGGCAATCCAGCCTGACATGACGGCCAGCGATAGGCAAAAGCCGACTTCCCCCGATACGACCGCTCCAACCCCGCCAGAAGCCGAAACGATCCCAACTCCGCTGCCGGCTGAGACAGAGGTTGTCGAGATCAAAAAGCCCGAACCACAGGCCAGCCCGCCGGCCGCCCCAATCCCGGAACTGAAATCGAATGCAGGTCCAGCGGTGGATGCCAACGGCAACAGCCAGATTTCTGCATTGCCGACAGGCAAGCAGCCGAACCAACGCGTTGTAGCGTTGAACGTGCCCAAACCAGCGATCCCCCCGGCGGTCGACGATATCGCTCAACGCGTCGCCTGGGTTCGCGCCTTCGGCGGCGGCGACTGTTTCTATGCCGCCGTCACATCTGCTACCGACAAGGCCGCCGCAATCGAAGGATTTGGCACGGCCGTCCAGCCATTCGAACGCATGCTCGGCGATTTCCAGGCAAAATTCCATGTCGAGCCAGACATCAGCGTCCGCCTCATTGAGCCAAGCCAATGCGAGGTAACCAATTTTCTGCGCTTTCTGGGACAGACCGCGGCCGACCAGCCGCAGCTTGTTCTCGACCGAACATCTGTGCCGAACGGTACGCCGATTAGCGGTACATTGGTAACGCGCAGAGGGCTCATCTCCAGCGTTCTGCTGATCGACCACAAAGGCATGGTGTTCAATCTCGACGACCGCATCGTCACGGGGTCGGACAAGGCGACCTTCAGGATCCCGATTGGTCTCGGCACGGCCGATAAGGCTGCTGGAAAGTCCGTGCCGCAGATAATACTGGTGATCACGGGCCCTCGCGACATTCAGTCGGCTGCCTTCTCCGATCCCACGCCAGCTTCGGCGCTGTTGCCCAAAATCATCGAGGAAGTCGAGACCGACGGATCTCGGTTCTCAGCCACTGCCAAGTATTTCCGGCTCGGCGGATAG
- a CDS encoding DUF1036 domain-containing protein has protein sequence MKLAIILGAPLALLLSSQARAEFTVCNQTLDVVNLAVGQKVDNADQTDGWWTIGANQCVNVIREELTNRYVYIYATDVFGHAILAGLTEMCIERRRFSIRGSDECWQRGHITARFLEVDTLEQVRWTFFLTASNP, from the coding sequence ATGAAACTCGCGATCATTTTGGGCGCTCCCCTCGCCCTGCTGTTGTCCAGCCAAGCGCGAGCCGAGTTCACGGTCTGCAATCAGACACTCGATGTCGTCAATCTCGCCGTCGGCCAGAAGGTCGACAATGCGGACCAGACCGATGGATGGTGGACCATCGGCGCAAACCAATGCGTGAACGTTATCCGGGAGGAACTGACCAACCGCTACGTCTACATCTATGCAACTGACGTGTTTGGTCATGCCATCCTCGCCGGATTGACCGAAATGTGCATCGAACGGCGACGTTTCTCGATCCGCGGCAGTGACGAATGCTGGCAGCGCGGCCACATCACCGCCCGGTTTCTGGAAGTCGACACCCTCGAACAGGTGCGGTGGACCTTCTTCCTGACCGCAAGCAATCCGTGA
- a CDS encoding M23 family metallopeptidase, translating to MTHHIDTSFRQKKQARAALRRRTLWRRLMVGLTSAVLLCVAAGFYLTADYWSFGDEDEELHAVEGGDDVPADASVYVPALIDLAGDPMWITLAPDAGAATKGRVVPRPAELDQADVSPQLEVLSDVMLSASEKFMTTIPSTQEDFAFFQAQRKTAAAPSGDLENDLQPSPPARELEAASGQKADSDDPEAGWGETIDAGDAALPAFQKTEIENNTSVVAVTNEYQRFAATEDTFVKVLNDRSLDSVALDAHFSAQDAKLAGEALSALFHRDGLAAGYVVAMRGFRPTRDTSAMSLMQVSIYAKNLFVGTLTRNGAGAFVSGVDPWVREDLFNYSGAQEEGTHKRQYRLLDAIYSTAARNNVPTGVIGEAIMYLSRGQDLDAFASEDQRLVMIYSQTPRGKDEGAGRVLYVGVQGSEKSLDCFVFQQSDGQFACVTGDDQVRSLTVTNGMVTPVNGVMTSTFGPRKHPILGTVRIHKGVDWAAPVGTPIAAAFDGEITFQGDGGSYGNLVKILHKNGRETRYAHMQKFAIEAGVGTKVKAGDVIGYIGTTGLSTGPHLHFELYQNGEAIDPLGTVTAVASNDSAVETLTERIVHVESGGSARAKNPNSSATGAGQFITKTWIRMMNTYRPELARTLSTEDLLALRYDATISREMVRNLAREGEAYLRQRGHQITAGRLYLCHFLGMEGAHQVLSASGSAQLSAVLGSAVIQANPFLTGKTASYVVDWAERKMGQKLTHLATDAGSQTTTTEIRQTSPEFEKYKQAITALMGSIPNTL from the coding sequence GTGACACACCATATCGACACGAGCTTCAGACAGAAGAAGCAGGCGCGCGCCGCCCTTCGCAGGCGCACGCTATGGCGTAGGTTGATGGTGGGTTTGACCTCGGCTGTGCTGCTTTGCGTGGCCGCCGGTTTTTACCTGACCGCGGACTATTGGTCATTCGGCGACGAAGACGAGGAGTTGCATGCGGTCGAGGGGGGGGACGATGTGCCGGCCGACGCATCCGTCTACGTGCCAGCGCTGATCGATCTGGCGGGGGACCCGATGTGGATCACCCTTGCGCCAGATGCCGGCGCCGCAACCAAAGGCCGAGTGGTCCCGCGTCCGGCAGAACTCGATCAGGCCGACGTTTCTCCCCAGCTCGAAGTCCTGTCAGACGTCATGCTGAGCGCCAGCGAAAAATTCATGACGACGATACCGTCGACGCAGGAGGATTTCGCATTCTTCCAAGCGCAACGAAAAACCGCTGCCGCGCCATCGGGCGATCTGGAGAACGATCTTCAGCCCTCGCCTCCCGCCAGGGAACTTGAAGCGGCTTCCGGTCAGAAAGCCGACAGCGACGATCCCGAAGCCGGATGGGGTGAGACGATCGATGCAGGCGATGCAGCCCTGCCGGCATTCCAGAAGACCGAGATCGAGAACAACACGAGCGTCGTAGCCGTCACCAATGAGTACCAGCGATTCGCGGCGACCGAAGACACGTTCGTAAAGGTTCTCAATGATCGCAGTCTGGACAGCGTAGCGTTGGATGCGCACTTCTCCGCGCAGGATGCCAAGCTGGCAGGCGAGGCCCTGAGCGCGCTTTTCCACCGGGACGGCCTGGCAGCGGGTTACGTCGTTGCGATGCGAGGGTTCAGGCCGACGCGCGACACGAGCGCAATGTCCCTGATGCAGGTTTCGATCTACGCCAAGAACCTGTTCGTCGGCACGCTGACGCGCAACGGCGCGGGCGCCTTCGTGTCGGGTGTTGATCCCTGGGTTCGCGAAGATCTGTTCAACTATTCGGGCGCACAGGAAGAAGGTACGCATAAACGACAGTATCGTCTGCTCGACGCCATCTATTCGACGGCAGCCCGCAACAATGTTCCAACCGGCGTGATCGGCGAGGCGATCATGTATCTTTCGAGAGGACAGGATCTGGACGCCTTTGCAAGCGAGGACCAGCGTCTGGTGATGATCTATTCACAGACGCCCAGGGGCAAGGACGAGGGCGCGGGACGGGTTCTGTATGTGGGCGTGCAGGGGAGCGAGAAAAGCCTCGACTGTTTTGTCTTCCAGCAAAGCGACGGCCAGTTTGCGTGTGTTACAGGTGACGATCAGGTACGCTCGCTGACAGTCACCAACGGCATGGTCACGCCGGTGAATGGCGTCATGACCTCTACCTTCGGACCACGAAAGCACCCCATTCTGGGGACCGTGCGCATCCACAAGGGCGTCGATTGGGCGGCACCCGTCGGCACGCCGATCGCAGCCGCCTTCGATGGCGAGATCACCTTCCAGGGCGATGGGGGAAGCTACGGCAATCTGGTCAAGATTTTGCACAAAAACGGCCGCGAGACGCGTTATGCGCACATGCAGAAATTTGCAATCGAAGCCGGCGTCGGCACCAAGGTCAAGGCAGGCGACGTCATCGGCTATATCGGCACCACCGGATTATCGACCGGCCCTCACCTGCATTTCGAGCTTTACCAAAACGGCGAGGCGATCGACCCCTTGGGCACGGTTACCGCGGTCGCATCGAACGATTCCGCGGTCGAAACGCTCACCGAGCGCATCGTTCACGTCGAAAGTGGCGGTAGTGCTCGCGCCAAGAATCCTAATTCTTCCGCGACGGGCGCCGGCCAGTTCATAACCAAGACCTGGATCAGGATGATGAATACCTACCGCCCGGAGCTTGCACGCACGCTGTCGACCGAGGACCTACTCGCCCTGCGCTACGACGCCACGATCTCGCGAGAGATGGTGCGCAACCTGGCGCGCGAAGGCGAGGCCTACCTGCGCCAGCGCGGCCACCAAATCACGGCCGGCCGGCTCTATCTCTGTCATTTCCTTGGAATGGAAGGCGCGCATCAGGTTCTGTCGGCATCAGGTTCGGCGCAGCTGAGCGCTGTCCTGGGGTCGGCCGTCATCCAGGCCAACCCGTTCCTCACCGGCAAGACAGCCAGCTACGTGGTGGACTGGGCCGAAAGAAAAATGGGCCAGAAGCTGACTCATCTGGCAACCGACGCCGGGTCACAGACAACGACCACCGAAATCCGTCAGACGTCGCCGGAGTTCGAAAAATACAAACAGGCCATCACTGCTCTCATGGGCTCGATCCCAAATACGCTCTGA